A single Brassica rapa cultivar Chiifu-401-42 chromosome A04, CAAS_Brap_v3.01, whole genome shotgun sequence DNA region contains:
- the LOC103863294 gene encoding uncharacterized protein LOC103863294 has translation MYSCYSGSFWSLNSRNYSISWTFRRLLKLRPIALSFLRIVVRGGGETFFWFDPWTPFGILIDYLGLSGPSDLGIPLDALVSTITSGSSWILRPARSDTQVNLQAYLTTFSPSPGSDYAIWKVGDHICAKFSSKAIWKATRMPKPLVSWWKIVWSKAVIPKHQITSWLFILNRNPTMDRLLSWGYELVNCCLLCGRSPESRDHLFFLCSYSSMVWKDAIRVLGFTNPPIQWDVLLLWLSTTTLNHVQLAAVLQIWHGSIYAIWQERNARYHNGLTKSHRLLSREVIKQAKDKSTALRGSDLGSSLVALWSTI, from the exons ATGTATTCATG TTACTCAGGTTCTTTCTGGTCTCTAAACTCACGAAACTACTCCATTTCATGGACGTTTCGACGGCTTTTAAAGCTTAGGCCCATTGCTTTGTCATTCCTTCGGATAGTGGTCCGTGGAGGAGGAGAAACTTTCTTCTGGTTCGACCCTTGGACGCCTTTTGGTATCCTGATTGATTATTTGGGGCTTTCGGGTCCTTCTGATTTGGGCATTCCTCTTGATGCCCTTGTATCAACCATTACCAGCGGTTCATCTTGGATTCTAAGGCCTGCTAGATCTGATACACAAGTGAACTTGCAAGCGTACCTTACTACTTTTTCTCCATCTCCAGGTTCAGATTATGCTATCTGGAAAGTTGGGGATCATATATGCGCTAAATTCTCTTCTAAAGCAATTTGGAAGGCTACCAGAATGCCTAAGCCTCTTGTTTCTTGGTGGAAGATAGTTTGGAGCAAAGCCGTTATCCCGAAGCATCAGATTACTTCGTGGCTGTTCATACTTAACCGTAATCCGACCATGGACCGTTTACTATCTTGGGGCTATGAGTTGGTAAACTGCTGTCTCCTTTGTGGAAGAAGTCCCGAATCAAGGGATCATTTGTTTTTTCTATGCTCTTACTCCTCCATGGTTTGGAAAGATGCCATACGCGTACTTGGTTTCACTAATCCTCCAATTCAGTGGGACGTTCTGCTTCTTTGGCTATCTACGACTACACTGAATCATGTACAGCTTGCGGCAGTACTTCAAATTTGGCATGGAAGTATCTATGCTATTTGgcaagagcgtaatgctcgttaCCACAATGGTCTCACAAAATCTCATAGATTGTTATCTCGGGAGGTCATCAAACAGGCTAAAGACAAGTCCACCGCTTTGCGTGGATCTGATCTTGGCTCTAGTTTGGTGGCGCTCTGGTCTACTATTTAA